The sequence CTTTTTCTctgcatataaatattttgacaGCACATTTGGATACTAAAAGAAATTGACTTATGTATTACAGTATTGCCATACTACATTTTTCTTGACTATGTTGATTACAGTTTCTCCACAAAATGTCGCCCACAGATCATTTTCAACAAAATCACTTGAAAggcataaaatatttatattttgctttGACTGAACTTCTGAAGTTTGTCCCTTATATTCACACTTTTATCATTTATAACTTTAAAAtaactgtgtatatatatatataaggaaagGATCACTTTCTTTGCAGATTTCAGTCCTAATGTGCAGTATAACAACATAAATGCTTAGTCCTTGCACCTGAAAAGACTCTGTCTCTTGTTGCATTGTTTAGTTTTGATTGACAGTGACACTCAGAGACTCAGTCAGAAATTGCACATGATCCCTATCCTGTTTGAGAGCTCATTTTCATGACATAGTTAGTTGTGCTGATGTCTTTGCTTCTAATTCTGATGTTAAATGTAACAGTCACGTAATTGTGTCACAATTATAAAATTTCTACAAGGCAAATAAGAGGAACAGAAGATGAGATTGTCTGTGCTAGCTTAGGTTTGATGCTGCCTCTAATGCATGGAATAGGGGATAGGTGTAGTAAGGGTCTAAGAGATTTGATATTTTGCTGCCATGAAAGGAAAACAGCTTACAGATAACAACAGAGAGGTAACAACTTATAAATAATGAAGACACAATGATTTCTCACTACAGTACAATTTCACTATTTACTGAAAATCTGTCAGAGTATATATTGGTTGTAACATAGCTCATGTAATTGGGAAAAAAAAGTGCAACTAAAGTTAAATCAGTAGATTTACAAGAAAAATGCATGTTGAAATCATTCCAAAGGCAGAACAGTGTAAATTATTGAATAaatactcctactgggaggaagggggggatataaatttaataaataaataaataaataaatatcaagtaGCAACTGCATCCATTACCTAGCCTTATATCCCATACACTGAGCTCTGCAATTATTTCCCATTTTCTATACACAAAGCTTTTCAGTGACATACAAATATGGTGGgataatataataattaaatacaCTACCAACAGATTAATCTCAATTTGAGCTGTCCAGGTTAAACTACTGCTGTGTGTTCTACACaggtctgcctttgaaaatgttcagaaacttcaactgggtTCACTGCTTCAATGCAACAGTGAGGGTTTCCACTGCAGGGATCTCATAATACCAATATTGGATCTCTGTTTGCTTCTGGTCTTAATTCATAGTGCTAGTATTAGGCGTTAAAGTCCTAAACAGCTGTTAATACTTTAAGGATCTTAATACTTTAAGGGCCACCTTCTTCTACCTTGCTTTACTAGATTGCCAGCTGAGGGCCTGTTCCCTATCACCTGCCTTCCCAGGTTTGGTGAGcggtcacacagagaagggctttTTCAGCTGTAGCAGCAGCGCATTGGAACTCCTTTCCCTAGGAGATTAGTCTGTCTTCCTTTTTCCTGGACTTTGGATGCTGTTTCATAGGGCATTGGGGAAAGATGGCTAGTTTCTAACCTGCTGTTTTGTTTCCAGCTCTTATGGTGTTTGGTTAATTAGTTTGAGTAAGTCTTTGAATATTTTTATTGGGTTGTTTTTGTctgtatcttttttaaaacttcCTTAGATATTTTTAAGTGAGAAATTACATTAtacattttaaagataaaaataaaatagagacAAATGTATCAAAGGATATGCCACTAAAATGTCATACTTTCTCCACAGCTGTCAATTATAAAATAGGATCCAACACATCTTCTAATGAAGGTCCAAACATtatgcacaataaataaataaaggttaaaTATTGCATTATTATAATATTTATCAGTGGTACAAATATAATCTAAATATGTGGCTAAATACAATCTATACAGAATTAGTAAAAGGCTTTATGGAAATTGCTGCCACTCTACAAAAGggcagaataattaaaaaaaaaaaaacattagagAGATCTGAAATAGTTTCGTTCTAAAACATAAGAAAAATTCAGGACAAAATTCATCCCCATGAGGGAGCAACTGCAGATGAAGAAAGAAATAAGCAGTATGCACCCACAGCAGCATGCTGGCCATTACTTTTGATGGGAAGTCCATACACATCTCCCTTATACTTTTTCATCCTAGTCCAGAGCACGGGAAACTTGAAGGCTGGATTATGGGAGAAGAGAGAGGGCAGGAGAAGGCAAAGCCATGCAGAAATCTTCTATTAAAAATAATGGTCATTTGTGTGCACCTGAGCATTTGGTGGGAAAGAGATTAATCCTGAATATAatagtattttcattatttttaaatttaatttggaAAGAACTCTAACTATTGGTGTCCAGTATGTCTTCACACTACTTCTAGAAACCTCAATAAAGCACATGCTTACACACATCATTACTTTGAGGGTGGTATTTCATGCtaactctactcagagtagacccattgaatttaatatatAACTAACAggctcattaattttaataggtctattctgagtaggccttagttgactacaacctgaATGGTTAAGATAcacaggctgcaatcttataacatttactcaggagtaagtcttaCTAAATTgcacttacttttgagttgaTATGCAGGGATTCCCACTATTAACTTCCAACCCCACAAACTCACCACAGCAGGTTTAGTAGTCCAACTGAACAGAGCAGAGTTAGTTGGTCCCAATGGCTAGACATTCTCAGCCTCACCACTTTAGCATTTAGCCTTAAAACAATCACAAAGCAGAATAGAGTCCTTCATGACAGACCCAATAAGTACTGCTGAAGTATTCATTTCCAGTTTTACTTTAAGGCCTATTTATTCTCCAATCAACATATAACTCTGACAGATGGCACTGCTCTGTAGACTTAATACTTCAGTATCAGTTATGGTTAAATATCATGCAATGTGCAATGCAAATAATTCCAGAAGAAACCCTACCTTTTCAGCATTTGCCATTTCTGAAATTATATTGCTTCCTCCATTGCCTGTAAAAGGCACACCAGATTTCTCATCACAAACAATGTGGCCTGCAACCTGAAGATTAGGTGTCAGAAAAGTCAACTCATTCTTCCTGGACTCTGAAGACAGGCAAAGCTGGTAGGAATAAGGCAAAGTCCCATCTTCAAAGTTTGGTGGAAATATGGCACCATTTTTGGAATGGGGAACAGGGACAAAGCACTGTAGGAATCTGGGATTCCCTGATTGACAGAGCTTCATTGTAACAGCCAGAATAACAGTCAAGAGGAATAAGAAGGAGATCAAAGCTAAGGCCAGCACCAGGTAGAACTGTAGGTCAGACTGATACTCTGAGCTGCTCGGTTGGCTTTTCATTTCAGGAAGGGCCTCCTGAAAGTTCTCAGCAAACACTAGGTTCAGAGTAATGGTGGCTGAGAGAGACGGATGCCCATTATCCTTCACCATGATGATTAGTGTGTGTTTCATGGCATCTCTATCTATAGAGGCTCTTGCTGTTCTGATCTCACCATTATGAGAACCAATTGTGAAGAGTGATGGCTCAGTGGCCTGAGTCAGATGGTAGGACAGCCAGGCATTGTGCCCAGAATCAGCATCCACAGCTACCACTTTTGTTACTAAATAATCTGCCTCAGCTGAACGAGGCACCATCTCGAACAAGGCTGAGCCCTTGGCTTCTTGTGAAGGGGACAGGATATGAGGGCTGTTATCATTCCGATCGAGAATAAACACCCTCACTGTGACATTGCTGCTGAGAGGGAGAGAGCCGCCATCTTGGGCCTTCACTTCCAGTTGGAACTCTCTGAATTGTTCATAGTCAAAGGATCTCTGGGCATAGATTGTGCCAGTCTCAGAATTAATGGAGATATAGGAGGAGATGGGAAGCTCCTCAATGTTGCTGTTGAGGATGGAGTAGGTGATCCGTGAGTTCTGCTCCACATCTGGATCAGAAGCTTTGACACTGAAAATGGAGGCACCAGAAGGATTGTTTTCTGGCACATAGATGCTGTAGGAAGATTTCTCAAAAGTAGGGGCATTATCATTGATATCAGAAATCTGTAGTGAGATTGTTTTGTGTGTGGAAAGAGGTAGGGTTCCTTTGTCAGTGGCTGCGATTGTGATATTATACACAGGAGTTCTTTCTCGGTCTAGGAGATTGTCTGTCTGGAGCTTGAAATAATTGTTAGAAGAGGGGAGAATTTTGAAGGGTAAATCGTCTTGTAAATAGCAAGTAACCTTTCCATTATCACCACTATCTTGGTCATTTACATTAATTAGAGCGATCACTGTTCCAGGTAAAGAATCTTCAGGAACTGAACTAAACATGGAGGCTAAAGTTACTTCTGGAGCGTTATCATTCTCATCCAGAACCCTTACCTCAATATTGCAATGCGTCACTAATCCACCACCATCTTTTGCAGCAACTGTCATTGTATATTCTTCCATTTTCTCAAAGTCCAATGGCTCTGTAAGAGTGATTGTGCCACTAACTGGATCCAGCCTGAATTTCTGCTGGGCAGTTGCTGGTATGTTGCTGAATTCGTATCTGATTTGGGCATTTGTTCCTTCATCTTTATCAGAGGCTACAACCTGGAGCACAAGGGACCCAATAGGAGCATTTTCCCTCAAACTGAACTTGTAGACCTGTTGAGTGAAAACTGGTGGGTTGTCATTGGCATCAGTGACATTAATTCGAATCTGGGCAGTCCCAGTTTTTCTTGGTTCACCCCCATCCAAGGCTGTAAGAATTAAATGAATGGTCTGTTCACTTTCCCGATCAAGCAGTTTCTGGAGCACCAATTCTGCATATTTATTTCCATCTTTTGTCTCCCTAACTTCCAAAGTGAAATATTTATTGGAGCCTAGCTGGTAGTCCTGTAGAGAATTCATCCCAATATCAGGATCTTCTGCTTTCCCAAGGAGAAAACGGGTTCCTGGCAGGGTTAGTTCACTTGTCTCCAACTTGATATTGCTATTGAGGAATTGGGGTGCATTATCATTAACATCCTGGATTTCTACTGTTACATGGAAAATATTCAGAGGGTTTTCCACTACAGCTTCTAAATTAGCATAGCAAAGTGGATTTTTGCCACATATTGCCTCCCTATCAATCCTGTCATTTACATAGAGGTTTCCATTCTCTGCATTGATATTGAAATGCTGCATTTTAGCCACAGACACAGCATGCAGATTACGATATTTTAATTCTTTGGTACTCAGTCCCAACTCCTTGGCGAGGTTCCCCACAATCGAACCCTTTGGCATCTCCTCAGGGGTTAAATAATGAACCTGCTCTGAGGCAGTCTGAGAGATAAAAGACAACAGTGAGAGAAGCAGTACTTGCCTTGTGAGAGCCCTGCCATTGCCCTTGTGCCTTCTGTCCATCTGCCTGGCTACCTCAAAAATAGTCTGCCTCCTCTTCTCAGATTGCTATCAAATTGTCATGAAGGTGGAGGAAATATCCGTGAGGAAGGATAAACTGCCTGTTTTCTTATATCTGTACAAACCAACACAGCTTTTTTCTTCTCTGCAAGAGTGCCCTGTCTTTGTACTCTTCAATTTTCCTGATCTGTATAGCAGTGATGGGAGTTACTGCAATGTAAGATGCATCAATGgatctccagcctctctctggcTGTCATACTGGCCAACACTGACACTTAGAGGCTCAGTCAGAGAACTGCAAGAAAGACCATCTTgctcaattcttttttaaaaaagagatgaatgaatgtacattttccatactgtgtatttttattgtagctAATTGCAATTGGAGTATTTCAGAAAGTTTTCCCTtgctttttctttattttgtGGAATGATACCTCCATTCATGTTGGTGGCTTTTTGTATAATACTGTAAAAATTCAATTTCTCTTATATGAAGATGATAATCATCTTCAGTTTTCTGGGGGGGAGAATACGGTGCCTTTATTAATAATATATATGATACCCAGTTTTACTGCAGAATCTTCTAGCACATTACCAGTTATAAGCACCAAATTAAACTCTTCCCTAACATGTTACAGATCTGTGTTGCACaaataaaaaaaggtaaaggtgtccccgcacttatagagcaagtcgtttccgactcttagggtgatgtcttgcgacgtttactaggcagaccgtatatatggggtgggattgccagttccgtccccggcctttctttaccccccagcatatgccgggtactcattttaccaaccacggatggatggaaggctgagtggacctcgaccccttttaccggagattcaacttcctccttccgttggaatcgaactccgtccgtgagcagagcttcagctgcattactgccgcttaccactctgcgccacggagggccgTTGGCACAAATAAACCATATCATTAATTTGAAGCAGAATACTGAATCCTGTCATGGGAAACAGTGTAGGGTAGTCCATGGTCCGTGAGTATGAGGTAGTCTATTATCTGAGAGTTCCCTTACACTCAGTCCTTGCTGATTATTGGTAATATTTCCAAAGAGCCTTTGTCCATTTCCTTAGGAAAGGAGTGGTGAATCTTCATGATAATGGCTTGCCAAAAGTCAACAGAGAAAAGAGACAGGCTACTTTTAGCAGCCCTAATGGCATCTTGATGCATCTTATAGCATGCTGCAATGGAGGAGTCACAATGAACATCTGAAGTAAACTTTGAATGCTGTCAAGAAAGGAAACAGAAGTGCTTTCTAGATATCACTGTCTCAAGATTCAGATTTAGTCTAGGTACATCACTGTGACAAGCTCTTTCTATGTCTGGGTTTCACAGCCTCGATTTGTAAACTTTCACATGACCGCTGCCTCCAGATACTAGTTTAAAAGAGTGAATGTTGCTCTTGAATCATAGGAGAGGAAAAGTTAGAGTAGTGCCATCATGACTGGCAGGTTCTGAAGAATCTTACTAATATAGAAGTTAAGCAAAAATGGAGATAGCACGGCTTCCTTTAGTTCTCAGGCTGAAAATTAAGCATTCATATtgctgggaatggactgccttcaagtcgattccaacttatggtaaccctatgaatagggttttcatggtaagcggtattcagagggggtttaccattgccttcctctgaagctgagaggtagtgactggcccaaggtcacccagtgaacttcatggctatgtagggattcgaaccctgatctcccaggtcatagtccaacactctaactactatgccACAAATAGTCCACTAAAAATGAGGCAGTCCTTTGGATATTGTCAAAagccaaggagaatcagcaaGGAGGTATTTCCCCTGCCAACCGTGATTTGTCACAAAGCCAGTGTCAGCCACAAACCTAAGTGATATGGATTAACGCATGTTTCCTTACAACTGGGCTGCAttgaaaaaacaagaaaaattGTCCTTGCATTTACTGGAGAAGTAAACGGGGAGTGGCAGCTTTTCATGCGAGTGACTCCAACACCTTGTCTGACTTGGAATGACacacgtattttttaaaaattgtctttgactgctcttttgtgcaaatctggtataCTGAAAAACTtgtataaaaaataattaaaaaaatatgcacACATAATAAATACTTTTGCGGATTCCCATAATGGACCTCAGGTTTCCTGGCTTGGagccacacacatacatttttaaaaattgtttttgacTGCTGTTTTGCATAAATCAGAGAGACTGAGAAAATTgtatttcaaatatatatatatatatatattaaaggtaAACAATTACCTCCATGCATGCCCACAATGAATCTCAGGTTTCTGGAGTTATGGTGGGTGGGTAAGTACTAACTGAATAGAGGGGACAACAACGCACAGTGAGAATACTTCCCGGCATGCACCAGCCACTATTGTGGATGGTAAACACTGAGAAAGTTTTCAGAGCCATAAAACTGAAAGTGCTCATGTGTGGACAAATGCGCAGAAATGCACACGTGGAAACAACAACCTATGTAAACAT is a genomic window of Rhineura floridana isolate rRhiFlo1 chromosome 1, rRhiFlo1.hap2, whole genome shotgun sequence containing:
- the LOC133364983 gene encoding protocadherin gamma-B5-like isoform X7, whose product is MDRRHKGNGRALTRQVLLLSLLSFISQTASEQVHYLTPEEMPKGSIVGNLAKELGLSTKELKYRNLHAVSVAKMQHFNINAENGNLYVNDRIDREAICGKNPLCYANLEAVVENPLNIFHVTVEIQDVNDNAPQFLNSNIKLETSELTLPGTRFLLGKAEDPDIGMNSLQDYQLGSNKYFTLEVRETKDGNKYAELVLQKLLDRESEQTIHLILTALDGGEPRKTGTAQIRINVTDANDNPPVFTQQVYKFSLRENAPIGSLVLQVVASDKDEGTNAQIRYEFSNIPATAQQKFRLDPVSGTITLTEPLDFEKMEEYTMTVAAKDGGGLVTHCNIEVRVLDENDNAPEVTLASMFSSVPEDSLPGTVIALINVNDQDSGDNGKVTCYLQDDLPFKILPSSNNYFKLQTDNLLDRERTPVYNITIAATDKGTLPLSTHKTISLQISDINDNAPTFEKSSYSIYVPENNPSGASIFSVKASDPDVEQNSRITYSILNSNIEELPISSYISINSETGTIYAQRSFDYEQFREFQLEVKAQDGGSLPLSSNVTVRVFILDRNDNSPHILSPSQEAKGSALFEMVPRSAEADYLVTKVVAVDADSGHNAWLSYHLTQATEPSLFTIGSHNGEIRTARASIDRDAMKHTLIIMVKDNGHPSLSATITLNLVFAENFQEALPEMKSQPSSSEYQSDLQFYLVLALALISFLFLLTVILAVTMKLCQSGNPRFLQCFVPVPHSKNGAIFPPNFEDGTLPYSYQLCLSSESRKNELTFLTPNLQVAGHIVCDEKSGVPFTGNGGSNIISEMANAEKQAQPNMDWRFSQAQRPGTSGSQNGDENGTWPNNQFDTEMLQAMILASANEAAAAAAAANPDGNSTLGGGATAGTMGLSTRYGPQFTLQHVPDYRQNVYIPGSTATLSNSSGKHDGKPAASGGGNKKKSGKKEKK